The following are from one region of the Chengkuizengella sediminis genome:
- a CDS encoding putative holin-like toxin: MTVYQAISLMLTFGLLIVALISVRNKK, encoded by the coding sequence ATGACAGTTTATCAAGCTATTTCTCTAATGTTAACCTTCGGGTTATTAATAGTAGCTTTAATATCTGTTAGGAACAAAAAATAG
- a CDS encoding CpaF family protein, with translation MNNTSVFKNTQQTDMKHNHNKESLIIATREYLSNEIRQKKLDFSQEENVLRRLQDFLQNKGCNYQESSDIIDEIIVDIRGYGVIDSLTKDPAVSDIIIHKHDDITYEKGGEKFNFEGKFRDQNQLMMFIEKLALLSRSRVDISNPLATFTLPEGWRTAVSIPPVSLHPSVAIRKFASVPTVQDLINNGYFSKQAGEFFKALIESKRNILFIGGMGTGKTTMIAIASSMFKNDEHPLLIEEVMECPIDVPHLRRLVARPPSVEGTGAIPLGLLLKQGLMMKPTRVIVSEVRDGAIFYMLQAMLVGHEGSMSTIHASSAQEALHKRIPSMLSMSQEASLLSQEEKIGYAASALHFIVHLEQDPKTGRRYCKSISEIVEDPKPKAIDVFVQEGDTMKATGHIPYRAIEGAAHYNYEYDLNWFQT, from the coding sequence ATGAATAATACATCGGTCTTTAAAAACACTCAACAAACAGATATGAAACACAACCACAACAAGGAATCATTAATCATTGCAACTAGAGAATACTTATCCAATGAAATACGACAAAAGAAGTTAGATTTTTCTCAAGAAGAAAATGTTTTACGTAGGTTGCAAGATTTTCTCCAAAATAAGGGGTGTAATTACCAAGAATCATCTGATATTATCGATGAGATCATCGTTGACATTAGAGGATACGGTGTCATTGATTCTTTAACAAAAGACCCAGCTGTATCGGATATTATTATTCATAAACATGATGATATTACCTATGAAAAAGGGGGAGAAAAATTTAATTTTGAAGGCAAATTTAGAGATCAAAATCAATTAATGATGTTTATTGAAAAACTAGCATTGTTATCTCGTTCTCGTGTAGATATATCAAACCCTTTAGCTACATTCACATTACCAGAAGGATGGCGAACAGCAGTATCTATTCCTCCTGTTTCACTACATCCTAGTGTCGCAATCAGAAAGTTTGCAAGCGTACCTACTGTACAAGATTTAATCAATAATGGATATTTTTCTAAACAAGCAGGAGAATTTTTTAAAGCCCTAATTGAAAGCAAACGAAATATTCTTTTTATCGGTGGTATGGGTACAGGGAAAACAACCATGATCGCCATTGCAAGTAGTATGTTTAAGAATGATGAGCATCCTTTGTTAATAGAAGAAGTAATGGAGTGTCCAATAGATGTACCTCATTTAAGAAGACTTGTAGCCAGACCTCCTTCTGTTGAGGGCACAGGAGCCATTCCATTAGGATTATTATTAAAACAAGGACTTATGATGAAGCCAACTCGCGTTATCGTGTCTGAGGTGCGCGATGGTGCCATTTTCTATATGCTTCAAGCCATGCTAGTAGGTCATGAAGGATCTATGTCTACCATTCATGCTAGTTCGGCACAGGAAGCATTACACAAAAGAATACCTTCAATGTTATCCATGAGTCAGGAAGCTTCTTTATTGTCTCAAGAAGAGAAAATAGGGTATGCTGCATCTGCATTACACTTTATTGTGCATTTAGAGCAAGATCCAAAGACAGGAAGGCGATACTGTAAATCTATTAGTGAAATTGTAGAAGATCCAAAGCCAAAAGCAATCGACGTATTTGTACAAGAGGGAGATACGATGAAAGCAACAGGGCACATTCCATATCGTGCCATTGAAGGAGCAGCACATTATAACTATGAGTATGATTTAAACTGGTTTCAAACATAA
- a CDS encoding Flp family type IVb pilin produces the protein MKDVSIKTYVKVKHIFGGKRGDFVQQGLLWTLIAIAGIAALTLMGDAINTKFGELKDTFLNTTVDDG, from the coding sequence ATGAAAGATGTTTCAATTAAAACTTATGTAAAAGTAAAACATATTTTTGGGGGGAAGAGAGGAGATTTTGTTCAACAAGGACTTCTTTGGACACTAATCGCTATAGCAGGAATCGCTGCCCTAACTCTAATGGGAGATGCTATCAATACAAAATTTGGAGAATTAAAGGATACGTTCTTAAATACTACAGTAGATGACGGTTAG
- a CDS encoding type II secretion system F family protein: MIYSIMIGASVFLIIAALIPEAILDKSFSIPNNEKKNTLKQEIIHTIGDIGAKFYEHVLSNNSLFKKRHDKIENLLEKNWYPKDKAKHVIGTQWLLVFCSLFIGIILFQPLIILLSFILIFVVQSQLESKWKKRKALMARQVLSLAELTAVGVSAGLPPIEALQKAIDGRDNFLFDEIQDAINKVRLGVPANKAFMACSKKVDLQEMFAFMDQLIQAIETGSSGFSESVVEIVKHLRELRQAKIEEIAGKTEAKLLVPLMMIFGSIVSFLLGPLTITFRDIF; encoded by the coding sequence ATGATTTATTCAATCATGATAGGTGCATCCGTATTTCTAATCATTGCTGCTCTTATCCCTGAAGCTATTTTGGACAAAAGTTTTTCAATTCCAAACAACGAGAAAAAAAATACGCTTAAGCAAGAGATAATCCATACAATAGGAGATATTGGTGCTAAATTTTATGAACATGTTTTATCAAACAATAGTTTATTTAAGAAAAGACATGATAAAATTGAAAATTTGCTTGAAAAAAATTGGTATCCAAAAGATAAGGCAAAACATGTGATTGGGACTCAATGGCTATTAGTTTTTTGTAGTTTATTTATAGGGATCATTTTATTCCAACCTTTGATTATACTGCTTAGTTTTATTTTGATTTTCGTTGTACAATCACAACTTGAAAGTAAATGGAAAAAGAGAAAGGCTTTGATGGCCAGACAAGTGCTTTCACTTGCTGAACTCACTGCAGTTGGAGTTTCGGCAGGGCTTCCCCCTATCGAGGCACTTCAAAAAGCAATAGATGGCCGCGATAATTTTCTGTTTGATGAAATACAAGACGCCATAAATAAAGTTCGTCTTGGTGTTCCAGCAAATAAAGCCTTCATGGCATGTTCGAAAAAAGTAGATCTGCAAGAAATGTTTGCATTTATGGATCAACTTATACAAGCTATAGAAACAGGTTCTAGTGGGTTTTCAGAATCAGTAGTAGAAATTGTAAAACATCTAAGAGAATTACGACAAGCAAAAATTGAAGAAATTGCAGGGAAAACGGAAGCAAAATTGCTCGTACCGTTGATGATGATATTTGGTTCTATCGTTTCATTTTTGCTCGGTCCACTTACAATAACATTTAGAGATATTTTCTAA
- a CDS encoding type II secretion system F family protein, translating into MISSTVRGGLTLLDAYKSTINYVSSPLKEEFETIVNQVQYGGKTLSQALKAFSQKYESPEIEMLYHATYLATTVGGKEVPTVMKSLSNSIRERKQIDKKIKAKTTYQRISAVTISIIPIMILFTFKFMAPELYQSLLHEARIFFVIGILLTAFAWYFIFKIMNFDDI; encoded by the coding sequence GTGATTTCTTCCACTGTTCGTGGAGGACTTACTTTATTAGATGCTTACAAATCAACAATAAATTATGTTAGTTCTCCTTTAAAAGAAGAATTTGAAACCATTGTGAATCAAGTACAATATGGTGGAAAGACATTAAGCCAAGCATTAAAAGCATTCTCACAAAAGTATGAATCACCTGAAATTGAAATGCTCTATCATGCAACATATTTAGCAACAACTGTTGGAGGTAAAGAAGTTCCGACGGTTATGAAATCATTGTCTAATAGCATCAGAGAAAGAAAACAAATTGATAAAAAGATCAAAGCAAAAACAACTTATCAAAGAATCAGTGCTGTTACAATTAGCATCATACCTATTATGATATTGTTTACATTTAAATTTATGGCACCTGAGCTGTATCAATCTTTGCTACATGAAGCAAGGATATTTTTTGTGATTGGAATACTATTAACTGCTTTTGCATGGTATTTTATCTTTAAAATAATGAATTTTGACGATATTTAA
- a CDS encoding AAA family ATPase: protein MNILLCGESVFVEEQTFHITEKNHNVVAIATSVAQSADFLKTTGYDAVLIGFNEEDSYALLQDFKPGINIRVWVSIIDFNLNIWKKFATLGAIAICRGTETESISKYKPIQINAVNSNVTLDPDMQEIKKTDNKVRKERLETKTAKVGVLKNRIFSVYSPKGGAGKTTVTTYLSNIIGKQSGLRVCIIDLDHTREGSDIARKFGYFLVNDSPPNNVITNWETFQDRDYRSWDKVSQYVTETSLKNLYFLSSPWNVEDEKYMTGQLIEKVTHILKQHFDIIIFDMSDDLRENNTKALELSDNILFVTGADLDQIDISSGFTQRTVRKLNLPIEKFRLVFNKIPNKMPYSLEESAQKIGLPLFASIPYDPEVEKYRTTKLGINEDLSKTPFGFAIYRLAQEILPEGAITKRHTKLPWFRRIFKGKGVV, encoded by the coding sequence GTGAACATATTATTATGTGGGGAGTCAGTATTTGTAGAAGAGCAAACGTTTCATATTACTGAAAAAAATCACAACGTAGTAGCTATAGCAACTTCCGTAGCTCAATCAGCAGATTTTCTCAAAACAACAGGTTATGACGCGGTATTAATAGGTTTTAACGAAGAAGATTCTTACGCCCTTCTACAAGATTTTAAACCAGGAATCAATATTAGAGTGTGGGTATCCATTATAGATTTCAATTTAAATATATGGAAAAAGTTCGCTACATTAGGTGCAATTGCAATTTGTAGAGGAACAGAAACCGAGAGCATTAGTAAATATAAACCAATTCAAATCAATGCTGTGAATTCAAATGTTACTTTAGATCCAGATATGCAAGAAATCAAAAAAACAGATAATAAAGTAAGAAAAGAAAGACTTGAAACGAAAACAGCGAAAGTAGGAGTTTTAAAAAACAGGATTTTCTCAGTTTACTCTCCAAAAGGGGGGGCAGGAAAAACAACCGTTACAACTTACTTATCAAACATCATAGGAAAACAATCCGGACTAAGGGTTTGCATCATTGATTTAGATCACACAAGAGAAGGCAGCGACATAGCTAGAAAATTTGGTTATTTCCTAGTAAATGATAGTCCACCAAATAACGTCATTACGAATTGGGAAACATTTCAGGATCGGGATTATCGTTCTTGGGATAAAGTATCTCAATACGTGACTGAAACATCTTTAAAGAATTTGTACTTTTTATCTTCACCTTGGAACGTTGAAGATGAAAAATATATGACAGGACAGTTAATAGAAAAAGTTACCCATATTTTAAAGCAACATTTTGATATTATCATATTTGATATGTCTGATGATTTGAGAGAGAACAACACAAAAGCCTTAGAACTTAGTGACAATATATTATTCGTAACGGGTGCTGATCTTGATCAGATTGATATCTCGTCTGGATTCACTCAAAGAACTGTTCGAAAACTAAATCTGCCAATTGAAAAATTTCGATTAGTTTTTAATAAAATTCCTAACAAAATGCCTTACAGCTTAGAGGAATCAGCACAAAAAATAGGTTTACCACTATTTGCTAGTATTCCATACGATCCTGAAGTAGAAAAGTACAGAACAACCAAATTAGGGATCAATGAAGACTTATCAAAAACACCATTCGGATTCGCTATATATAGACTAGCTCAAGAAATTTTACCTGAAGGAGCAATCACAAAAAGACATACCAAACTTCCTTGGTTTAGACGAATCTTTAAAGGAAAAGGAGTGGTTTAA
- a CDS encoding MinD/ParA family ATP-binding protein: MKLFIQSDEMVKRMFDSRYEMIDTLHDTEVKIIVVVRSNEQDPLTINYLIRETEGMIPFVVLTGEEDEIGSRYLEVSKLAGVPEEYILTGTEWRMSKIKEVIEKLIKEPALPDPKVFMDYEQPITQITSEVHQEIAITSEQNEIQKSELNVVSDNQIISVLGFNGGVGLSTVSASLSAFYNARGLISRLIDMSMSGEVSLHFNADKTEGIHSTEYGDIALTKQNTGVLNEALNTPANVIVVDLPNQNPYFKQFIELSAKIIVVLNPSESDYMKFKENIDQLDMSKVVIVMNKADASKPLRHSFITLVEQDFNPIIVIEDSDEVASSYAERKPAHYRYPFDVSIAELASQLGID; this comes from the coding sequence ATGAAATTATTTATACAGTCAGATGAAATGGTGAAGAGGATGTTCGATTCAAGATATGAGATGATCGACACCTTACATGATACAGAAGTAAAAATTATAGTTGTTGTGCGTTCAAATGAACAAGATCCTCTAACTATAAACTATCTGATAAGAGAGACAGAAGGGATGATTCCATTTGTCGTTTTGACAGGTGAAGAAGATGAAATAGGTTCCAGATATTTAGAAGTTTCAAAATTAGCAGGTGTCCCCGAAGAGTATATTTTAACAGGAACTGAATGGAGAATGTCCAAGATTAAAGAAGTTATAGAAAAACTCATAAAAGAACCTGCTTTACCAGATCCAAAAGTGTTCATGGATTATGAACAACCAATAACTCAAATTACAAGTGAAGTACATCAAGAGATTGCTATAACAAGTGAACAAAACGAAATTCAAAAATCAGAATTAAATGTTGTTTCTGATAATCAAATCATATCCGTATTAGGATTTAATGGAGGGGTTGGATTATCTACTGTATCAGCTTCTTTATCTGCTTTTTATAATGCTCGTGGATTAATTAGTAGATTAATAGATATGTCCATGAGTGGTGAAGTATCTCTTCATTTTAATGCAGATAAAACCGAAGGTATTCACTCTACTGAATATGGTGATATTGCTCTAACTAAACAAAATACAGGAGTCTTAAATGAAGCTTTAAATACACCTGCTAATGTTATTGTTGTAGACCTACCAAATCAAAATCCATACTTTAAACAATTTATTGAATTGTCAGCAAAAATTATAGTGGTGTTAAATCCTTCAGAATCAGACTATATGAAATTTAAAGAGAACATTGATCAATTGGATATGTCCAAAGTTGTGATTGTAATGAATAAAGCAGATGCATCTAAACCATTAAGACATTCATTTATCACATTAGTAGAACAAGATTTTAATCCTATCATTGTTATTGAAGACTCGGACGAAGTTGCATCCTCATATGCAGAGAGAAAACCTGCTCATTATAGATATCCTTTTGATGTAAGTATCGCTGAATTAGCATCTCAACTTGGAATCGATTGA
- a CDS encoding AAA family ATPase: protein MRIHLVYDSEYEGLKDALEVDGYEIVERDYTLEQFKDFSMNGNTNTDVALINGYNGSLDKQGIYDTLKQTRVNLPRLRLIVQFPESFSEDRKWVLDIIGLGIYDIHFIDEFDLHDVENWLHNEMTIASHSGNTSEENTMNQSPIQRPIKKQEKKDLNDKKSYVESDLTIEQQPIITQSQTIEHLSVDNDINPVVTKETRWKDFFNIFKIKKIKLKSRSKVHSKIKKSNKDVNNKPEKEQLVQRSLDVIFELTPVPNPNIKITGSQTVSEEIPQNTQDIKKNKREPQNAGKVIGFFSGTKGSVGKTTISSNTAAFLQYQGFKVALVDADEHSRGATMMSFQDDVSLPKKSAILGGVTIYSLSSIQLEDIQSKYDFIIIDFGNLISFSTMSVLRQCNTLFLIAIPESLSVSIIRRFLDKEGKELINRIHLIINRYEAGRGTLEPWDVAKRMGIECSFIIPDDIQNIELASSKKTAAIFVKKNQLKEPIDKGFKKLNII from the coding sequence ATGAGGATACACTTAGTTTATGACAGCGAATATGAAGGGCTTAAAGATGCTCTTGAGGTAGATGGATACGAAATTGTTGAACGTGATTATACACTAGAACAATTTAAGGATTTTTCAATGAATGGTAACACGAATACAGATGTCGCACTAATAAACGGTTATAATGGGTCACTCGATAAACAAGGAATTTATGATACATTAAAACAAACCCGAGTTAATCTACCAAGACTACGTTTGATTGTTCAATTTCCAGAAAGTTTTAGTGAAGATCGCAAATGGGTATTGGATATTATTGGGCTCGGAATTTATGATATTCATTTTATTGATGAGTTTGATCTTCATGATGTAGAAAATTGGTTACACAATGAAATGACTATTGCAAGTCATAGTGGAAATACATCAGAAGAAAACACAATGAATCAAAGTCCTATACAACGTCCTATTAAAAAGCAAGAGAAAAAGGATTTAAACGATAAGAAGTCTTATGTAGAATCGGATTTAACAATAGAACAGCAACCTATCATTACACAATCTCAAACAATAGAGCATTTATCTGTTGACAACGATATAAACCCAGTAGTCACCAAAGAGACTAGATGGAAAGACTTTTTTAATATATTCAAAATAAAAAAAATCAAACTAAAAAGCAGGTCAAAAGTACATTCAAAAATAAAAAAGAGTAATAAAGATGTAAATAATAAACCAGAGAAAGAGCAATTGGTTCAAAGATCACTTGATGTTATTTTTGAATTAACACCCGTACCTAATCCCAATATCAAAATAACTGGGAGTCAAACCGTATCAGAAGAAATACCACAAAACACACAAGATATTAAAAAGAACAAGAGAGAACCTCAAAATGCAGGTAAAGTCATCGGATTCTTCTCCGGTACAAAAGGTTCAGTAGGTAAAACAACGATATCTAGTAATACAGCTGCATTCCTTCAGTATCAAGGGTTTAAAGTGGCATTAGTCGATGCAGACGAGCATTCTAGAGGCGCTACAATGATGTCATTCCAAGATGATGTTTCATTACCTAAAAAATCAGCTATTTTAGGTGGTGTTACTATCTATTCTTTATCATCTATACAGTTAGAAGACATACAATCAAAATATGATTTTATTATTATAGATTTTGGAAACTTAATATCTTTTTCTACTATGAGCGTATTACGTCAGTGTAATACGTTATTTTTAATTGCAATTCCTGAATCTCTTTCTGTATCCATCATTAGAAGGTTCCTAGATAAAGAAGGAAAAGAACTAATTAATCGTATTCATTTAATTATTAATAGATATGAAGCTGGCAGAGGAACGCTTGAACCTTGGGATGTTGCGAAGAGAATGGGAATTGAATGCTCTTTTATCATCCCAGATGATATACAAAATATTGAATTAGCATCGAGTAAGAAAACAGCAGCAATTTTTGTAAAAAAGAATCAACTCAAAGAGCCAATCGACAAAGGGTTTAAAAAATTAAATATTATCTAA
- a CDS encoding EAL domain-containing protein, protein MNELLCRPDNVSVAEYFNVSDTIELWHREEIIFKKATEYQSEIPINVNITISSLPFFMNMNYSWNGGLELVEWAQNSEYVQDIKEYIHQLKRRGFMVWIDDLVEDEWWRWKDIDVTGFKVKYQDIQNNKPFLNELKKCNKPIIVEQIEKLSEKETVQRFGIPLAQGFLFDSIYQ, encoded by the coding sequence ATGAATGAATTATTATGTCGTCCTGATAATGTGAGCGTTGCTGAATACTTTAATGTTAGTGACACCATTGAACTTTGGCACCGTGAAGAAATAATATTTAAAAAAGCCACTGAATACCAGAGTGAAATCCCCATAAATGTGAATATTACAATATCTTCATTACCTTTTTTCATGAACATGAATTATTCGTGGAATGGTGGATTAGAACTTGTAGAATGGGCTCAAAATTCTGAATATGTACAAGATATTAAAGAATATATACATCAACTAAAAAGGCGTGGGTTCATGGTTTGGATTGATGATTTGGTAGAAGATGAGTGGTGGAGATGGAAGGATATTGATGTCACTGGATTTAAAGTAAAATATCAAGATATTCAAAACAATAAACCATTTCTAAATGAATTAAAAAAATGTAATAAACCGATTATTGTTGAACAAATTGAAAAGTTAAGTGAAAAAGAAACTGTTCAACGTTTTGGGATACCTCTAGCCCAAGGCTTTCTTTTTGACTCTATTTATCAGTGA
- a CDS encoding M23 family metallopeptidase: MNPYEDNTTNEIAKSIANRGGKLASRLALKLGKFITKKLFKLLLGILAKTAVVWVPLVAILLICYISFLMVYAIPRQAAEDLFASDKDKVSAFMGFSKDEEYYEENSDVFEKYKEIASEWDNGLSTNQKQQAMVHELSWAILASVDRLIHDPLMMENGESEINIDPENVFNDIKPEFEFKDSVIYIEEEVWKQKEKTIKVEVSSVDEDGNEVTETIEKTVKEWVLEVKSKTEEIKLLTRAETIEGVFIYEYKEIEEITRVPSLNPNVDTQKKTIKKEILNKVQYPTKYYEPFIHYLNKNGITRESDIELVLELSTAYDPNYDLNLSYLKNFDYSSYPRLVGANDWLWVTPSTRGTSPYGPRNGEFHLGIDIGAENQGVDGEPIWAMEDGTVTRAERSTGGYGTIVYIRHYDDQIETRYAHLETLGVSKGDKVKKGDLVGTMGNTGNSTGTHLHFEIRQDGKALDPAYFFPIEF; encoded by the coding sequence TTGAATCCATATGAAGATAACACAACGAATGAAATTGCAAAGAGTATAGCTAATCGAGGAGGTAAACTTGCCTCACGGTTAGCTTTAAAATTAGGTAAATTTATTACTAAGAAATTATTTAAATTATTACTTGGAATTTTGGCCAAAACAGCCGTTGTGTGGGTTCCTTTGGTAGCTATCCTCCTCATTTGTTACATTTCATTCTTAATGGTATACGCTATTCCTAGACAAGCTGCAGAAGATCTATTTGCTAGTGATAAGGATAAAGTATCAGCTTTTATGGGGTTTTCAAAGGACGAAGAGTACTATGAAGAGAATAGTGATGTTTTTGAAAAATATAAAGAAATTGCTTCAGAGTGGGATAATGGTCTTTCTACAAATCAAAAACAACAAGCAATGGTTCATGAGTTATCATGGGCTATATTAGCATCTGTTGATCGTTTAATACATGATCCTCTAATGATGGAAAATGGAGAAAGTGAGATTAACATTGATCCAGAAAATGTATTTAATGACATAAAACCTGAGTTTGAATTTAAAGATTCAGTGATTTACATCGAAGAAGAAGTATGGAAACAAAAAGAGAAGACAATTAAAGTCGAAGTCAGTTCAGTAGATGAAGATGGAAATGAAGTCACTGAAACTATAGAAAAAACAGTAAAAGAATGGGTGCTAGAGGTTAAAAGCAAGACAGAAGAAATAAAACTCTTAACTAGAGCTGAAACTATTGAAGGCGTATTTATATATGAATATAAAGAGATAGAAGAAATCACTAGAGTACCTAGTTTAAACCCGAATGTTGATACTCAAAAGAAAACGATAAAAAAAGAGATTCTAAATAAAGTTCAGTATCCAACTAAATACTATGAGCCTTTTATTCATTATTTAAATAAGAATGGAATTACACGTGAGTCTGATATTGAATTAGTTTTGGAACTATCTACTGCATATGATCCTAACTATGATTTGAATTTGTCATACCTTAAGAATTTTGATTATAGTAGTTATCCTAGATTAGTAGGTGCAAATGATTGGCTATGGGTAACACCTTCTACAAGGGGTACTTCACCTTATGGTCCAAGAAATGGTGAATTTCATCTAGGTATTGATATAGGTGCTGAAAATCAGGGTGTAGATGGTGAACCTATTTGGGCTATGGAGGATGGGACTGTTACTCGAGCAGAAAGATCAACAGGTGGTTACGGTACTATTGTGTATATTCGACACTATGATGATCAAATTGAAACTAGGTATGCACATTTAGAAACTTTAGGCGTAAGCAAAGGTGATAAAGTCAAAAAAGGAGATTTGGTTGGCACAATGGGGAACACTGGGAACTCTACTGGTACTCATCTACATTTTGAAATACGACAAGATGGGAAAGCATTAGATCCAGCCTACTTCTTTCCTATCGAATTTTAG